The following DNA comes from Bacteroidota bacterium.
GCCATCGTATGCCGAAACAGAGGAAAATCCTGATGGATAAATACTTATTATAGCGCCTTCGACCGGATCATTGGTTTTCAAATCAAATATGATTCCCTCTATTCTCGCTGGTGCGACGGTAATTATTGCCGGACCTGCTTCACAGGATTCTCCCGCATCATAAATCGCTGAAAGATGATATTCTGTTTTTCCTGGTGGCGGCAAGATGTCCATGTAACTGTTATCTGCAGGGGAAATAAATTGGTATTCCACACCATTCTTATACAGGTTGTAACCCAGAAGTGAATCCGCCCTTGGATATATAAATTTTGCATTTGGTGAAGGAGCCAATCTTACTGCCTTCAACTCATTGCAGCTATTATTTTGAATTTGTTTCTTTGGTATTTGAGTCAATGGTACCTGATTTGACAACCAAACCACGCCACCCTGCAGGTTCCAATTATAATTCAGTCCATAAGAAGATAATGGAGCCCAATTACTACCATCTGTAGAAACCAGATCTCCTTTGCCAATAATAGCAGGTCCGCTATCACAACCAGCAGGACGCTCGCCGGGTGGCTGACCTGAGCATGTATATCCGAACCACAATTCTTCAGAGGCATCTATTAAAACAAAATTTGGTAAATCAATAATATTCCATGCGTCCATATTCAGACCACTTAATGGATATTCTATTACTAAATTAGCTGCATTATCACCTTTCCACACTTTCAGGATGTATTCTGTTACATTTGAACTTGGGAAAAAGGCTATCTTAATTAATGATTGTCCGGAATAGGGTTGGAGATCTTCTTCATCCCACCTGGAAGCCACAGAAAAGGTACCCCCTGAAGTTAATCCTATGGCAGTGCAATTTACACCATCATCCCAGTGAATCCACACAGGAGGTGGTGGCGAATGCCAAGTTAAAATAATAGAATCATCATTTCCTATGCAGGCAGTTAAATCCCAAGGGGGACTAAAATTATTATCAAAAGTCAACTTTACAGACGGATCTATAAAACATGATTCACCCCCAATATATACAGCCGTCATATTATAATAAAATGTGCCGCATGGCCAGGGATGATCATAATATGGCGATTCAGTTATAAGCTCTTTATTAATCACTTCGCCATTACGCCAAATTTTATAACCAAGAAAATCCCAACGATCTACTTCAGTAGGACATCCCCAAGTAAGTAATGCTGAGCCTTGATATACAAATCCCTCAAAACACCCAGGTGGATTAAAGTAATCACAGGTATAATATGTTATTGAATCCTGTATTACACTTGAGTGACCTGTTGAATATTGTGCATCAACACCGACAATATGGGTTTGCCCGATACCGAGTAAGTCATGATAATAATAATATGTTTCTGTTGTAGAAGCAATCCATACACTATCAAGATATACATTATAGCATTCGAATGATCTTTCATTATTGTCATTATCGGGAACATAACCGGATGTTATTCCCACATCATCAATACATATTCCCGGATTGCCATATTGAGTTATTTTACCAGTAAATCCTATGTAATAATTATCTGTTGGATCCGGCAGGTCGATAACACATTCAGTCCATTCGTGTACACTATCGGTGATCGTTTCCAAGTGATGCCATGGACCATTGGGAGACCGCTTATAGTACATAATGAGTTCGCTTGAAGCACTGCCGGATAGTTTTGTATACCAGAAATGAAGCCTCGGAAGCATGGCATTGCCAAGATGAATTCCGGATGTGATTAACTTTGTTGTACCGGGCTCACCAAAAAAGGAAAGATTATACTGACCTGAATAGGCCGCATCAGGGATGCCTGAAGGACTTCCGCCATAGACTTCCCATCCCGTTGATCCCTGCAAATAATCCTGCAACCAACCTAATGGGATTTCTCCACCTTCAATACAATTAAAATAAACCGATGTATCAAGCAACAGAGGCGGGAGCCATCTTATTGTACCAATCATGGAATTACAAATAAGATTTTGCGGTGGTAATAAAAATTCATAAAGTGTAATATTAATAACAACCTCACCTGTTATCACGAGCGGAAAGCCTTGACCTGAATAACCCGGTTTTTCATAGCTTACATTATAGATTCCTGAAGGTAAGTCTATATGATATCCTCCCAAGTCATTGGTGTAGGTTGTGTAATTATCAGCTTCTACCCAGACTCCTGCAAGAGGTAATAGCGTCCCTCCCTGCCTGACAACACCATAAAAACTAACTATTAAAGGCGTTTCACATACTACCGGACCCTCTTTCATTGATTCACCGGGTGTCGGCTGGCCATATACAGCAGTCACATGATAGGAATTATATCCCGGAACACAGTCATAGTCATAATATTCAAAAACATCACTATACGTACTCCCAATCATATTCCCAAAGCGATAAATATTATAGGCTATTATAGTTCCATAATTTACTCCATATTTATTATAAGTATACACCGGTGGGTCCCATCTCAGTTGTGGAATAGTTGCCATAGCAGGAATCTGTAAATTGACAGGTGGTGGTAAATAAACCGAAACCCAGGAATAATAAATTTTATCCGAAATGCCCGAATCATAAACAGCACTCACAGCAGAAATATATGCCTGCCCCCAGGCAATATATGCAGGATCATACTGAAAAAGAGTATCAGTAGTAAAACCGGCGAGTGAATCATCGAGATAAACATTGTATCCAAGTAAGACGTATTCATTGGTTTCCAGATCACCTGAGTTTCTGGTTTTATTCATGAACATACCAACCGGAGCTTGCCAGGTGGAAATCAGAGTTAAAGGATCAACATTCAGAGAAGCAGGAGGAAATAATGTGTCAGATAAAGCAGGAGTATCAGGATAACTGATTAAAAGACGTCTTTGATTAACTTTTCCCGCTGAGAAAAGTGATACAAAAAAAATGATGATTAAAACACCTGATGCGTAGAGAGATTTCATAAGAGGAGATTAATTCACAAATCAAACTGATTCATTTAAGCACCTTTTAAATCTCCCAAATATAATTAATTATTTTGAATATATCAAGTAATTTTTTTAAACTATAAAAAAAATGGGATTCTCGCCCGGCTCTCACCCGGATTAAATCCCATTATTTTATAAATTCATATCAAATATCAGATATCAGGTATCTGATATCTTAGTTGGTCATCATCATATGCCTACATCTTCCTTTTGTGCGGCTATCTTAGCTTTAAAGAACTCCCTGTTCATGCGGGCAATATTGGTGATCTTTATTCCTTTAGGACATTCGGCTTCGCAGGCATAAGTGTTGGTACAGTTACCGAATCCCAGTTCGTCCATCTTGGCTACCATGCGCTGCACTCTGTCCATCGCTTCTACCTGTCCCTGCGGTAAAAGCGCATATTGCGATATTTTAGCCGACACGAAGAGCATGGCTGAGGCATTCTTACAGGCCGCCACGCATGCGCCGCAACCGACACATGTTGCTGCGTCGTAGGCTTCGTCGGCTTTGTCTTTTCGTACAAGGAATGAATTGGCTTCAGGTGCTTGGCCTGCATCAACGCTGATGAAACCACCTGCTATCAAAATCTTTTCAAAGGCGCTCCTGTCGACAATAAGGTCTTTTATGACCGGAAATGCCCTGGCACGCCATGGTTCGACAATGATGGTCGCTCCGTCCCTGAATGACCGCATGTGCAGCTCGCAGGTGGTCACATGTTTCTCAGGGCCATGCGGTCTCCCGTTTATATATAAACCACAACACCCGCATATACCCTCACGGCAATCGTAATCAAATGCCACCGGCTCTTCCCCTTTCTCGATCAGCTTCTTATTCAGTGCATCCAACATCTCGAGGAATGACATTTCCGGTGATGCGTCATCCAGGATATAATCCATAAATTTACCCTTGGCCTTAGCGCTTTTCTGCCGCCAGATTCTCAGTTTTACCTTCATGGTATGTATGATTAATTATTTATAACTTCTTTCTTTCAACTCAACATTTTCGAACACAAGCGGTTCCTTGTGCAGCTTTGGTGGTTGATCTTTACCCTGGTATTCCCAAGCAGCCACATAGGCATAATGATGGTCGTCGCGTTTGGCCTCTCCGGTTTCAGTCTGGCTCTCTTCACGGAAATGCGCGCCGCATGATTCCTTCCGGTCAAGACCGTCGGTGATCATAAGTTTAGCCAGCTCGAAGAAATCGGCTATCCTGCCTGCTTTCTCCAACTCCTGGTTCAAATCTTCAGCTGTACCAGGAACTCGTACATCATGCCAAAACCCCTTTTCCAACTCCGCCACCATCGCCAATGCTTTCTTTAATCCTTCCTCATTTCGGGCCATGCCGCAATAATCCCACATGATCTTGCCCAGCCGCCTGGCAAAAGAAGTGACAGTCTGTTTCCCATTAACTGCAAATAATCTTTCTATCTTTCCCTTTGCCGATTTTTCAGCTTCGTCGAATTCCGGCGTCTGTGTTGAAAATCCCGGGGTCCGGATTTCTCCGGCAAGGTAATCGCTAATCGTATAGGGGAGGATAAAATAACCGTCCCCGGCACACTGCATCAAAGAGCTGGCTCCCAATCGATTGGCACCATGATCGGAAAAATTTGATTCACCTATGGCAAAAAGGCCGGGTACAGTGGTCATGAGGCTGTAATCTACCCATAGTCCCCCCATGGTATAATGTCCTGCAGGATAGATGCGCATGGGCTCCTCGTAAGGATTCATACCGGTAATCGTTTCATACAATTCGAAAAGATTACCGTAATTATCTTCAATGACTTTCTTCCCTTTTTTCTTTATGGCATCTCTAAAATCCAGATATACGGCCAAACCGGTGTCACCAATGCCATAACCAGCATCACAGCGTTCCTTTGCTGCACGTGAACCGACATCGCGCGGGACAAGGTTCCCATAAGTAGGATACCTTCTTTCAAGGTAATAATCCCTTTCCTCTTCGGGAATATCATTCGGTTTACGCTTATCGCCTTTCTCTTTTGGAACCCAAATCCTTCCGTCATTCCTGAGCGACTCCGACATCAGGGTGAGCTTGGATTGATATTCATTTAAAACCGGGATACTGGTAGGATGTATCTGGACAAAGCTTGGATTACCAAAGAAAGCACCCCGTTTATGAGCGGCCCATGCAGCGCTGGCATTGGAGTTAACAGCGAGGGTCGACAGATAGTAGATCGTACCATAACCACCTGTGGCCAGAACGACAGCATGTGCCGAATGGCGCTCGATTTCTCCTGTGACAAGGTTTCTGGTAATGATGCCCCGTGCTTTTCCATCGATAACAACCAGGTCAAGCATATCACGACGCGGGTACATGGTCACGGTGCCTTGGCTTATCTGCCTGCAAAGGCCCGAATAAGTGCCAAGCAATACCTGTTGACCTGTCTGCCCTTTGGCATAAAATGTACGTGACACCTGCACTCCACCAAAGGACCTGTTGGCAAGCGTCCCGCCATATTCCCTTCCCCAGGGAACTCCCTGGGCTGTAAGATGATCAATAGTGTCATTACTGACTTCTGCGGCACGGTATACATTGGCCTCCCTGGCACGGTAATCCCCGCCCTTGATCATATCATAAAATAACCTGTACACACTGTCACCGTCATTCTTATAGTTCTTGGCAGCATTGATGCCTCCCTGGGCAGCAACGGAATGGGCTCTGCGGGGCATATCCTGAAAACAGAAAACCTTAACGTTATATCCCAACTCTCCAAGAGACGATGCGGCAGCGCTTCCGGCTATGCCGGTTCCCACAACGATGATGTCAAGCCTCTTGCGGTTAGCAGGATTGACCAGCCTGGCCGAGTTCTTGTATCGCGTCCACTTTTCTGCCAAGGGGCCTTCAGGTATTCTAGCATCAAGTTTTGTCATGGTTTCTGATTTTGAAAATTTTAATTATAAACTATCAGGAAATAATGAAATATAAAGGAATAACTATAAATCCGACGGTAATGACGATGGAGTAGATATTCCCTATCCATTTTATCGCCGGAGTGTACTTGCTGTGATTCAGACCCAATGACTGAAAAGCCGACTGGATAGAATGGTTCAGGTGAAATCCCACAAACAGGAGCAGGAGGATATATAAAACGGAATAGCCCGTATTTGAAAAAAGATTAACGGCCATATTGTAAAAATCATGTTTTGAAACAACGACAGCATCGCCCTGTGGTGGTTGGGTTATGCCCAGTTTAACGAAATAAAAATTAATAAAATGAATTATAAGGAAGATGAAAATAATAACACCTGTATGTATCATGAATTTTGAGAAAAAAGAGGTGTGTGACCAGCCCTCCACTTTATAACGTTTGGGCCTTGCCCGCCAGTTCTGGATTTGTAAGACCACACCATAAAAAATATGAATGATAAAGCCGGCAAATAAAAATATCTCAAACACTTTAGTTAACAGGTTCGTGGTCATAAATTTTACTGCTACATCAAATAGCTCCCGATGATTTTCCGTAATAGGTAATATCAATAAATTGATGCCGAGATGAACAGGAAGGAAAAGGATCAGGAAAAGCCCCGCAAAGGCCATGATAAACTTTTTAGTCAGTGAAGAATATCTTATCATAGGATTTATACTTTTAATTATCAAAAATTTATCGGATAGAATAGCCCGTATGTATTGAAAATTTAGTTCTTTTGTAACTAGGGGAGGCAAATTTATGTAATGTTAATTTATTAACAAATATAATCGGTAATTTTTAAACAGTATAAATAGATTATAGACATTATGAGATATACGGCAATAAATAAAAACCTGTTCATCCGGAACAGAGAAAAATTGATAAAGATGATTAAATCGAATGCATTGGTAGTGATGCATTCCAATGATGAACTGCTAAGAAACGGCGATCAGTATTTTCCGTTTCGGCAGCATTCTGATATTTTTTACCTTACCGGACTGGACCAAGAAAAATGCATCCTTACGATATGTCCGAACCATCCCAATGTGAAATTCCGCGAAATCATCTTCACCATCAAAGCAGATGAACAATTGACGACATGGCAGGGCCATAAATATACTGAACGGGAGATCCAGGAAATATCAGGTATTAAAACGGTGATGTGGCTCGACGACTTTGAGATCACTTTCCGCGACCTGATGTATTATGCCAATACGGTGTATCTGAATCAGAATGAGTACATTAAGCTCTCTACAGAAGTCCCATCAAAAGATCTGCGTTTTGCCAGATATTTGAAGGACAATTTTCCGGTTTACACCTATGAAAGGCTGGCCCCTATGCTCACTTCCCTGCGACTTGTAAAAGAACCGGAAGAGGTGGCACTGATCCAGATCGCTTGTGATCTGACTGAAAAAGCTTTCCGGCGTCTGCTTCGGTTTGTCAGACCGGGTATCATGGAATATGAAGTGGAAGCCGAGATCACACACGAATTTATCCGTAATGGCTCTAACGGTCACGCTTACCAGCCGATCATTGCCTCAGGGAAAAATGCCCTGGCTTTGCATTATCACCAAAATGACAATATTTGTCAAAATGGCGATTTGTTACTGATGGATTTTGGAGCTGAATATGCCAATTATGCTGCCGACTGCACACGCACTATCCCGGTTAACGGAAAATTCAGCATGCGCCAGCATCAGGTTTATGATGCCGTTTTAAGAGTCCAGCAAAATGCAACCGGCCTGTATGTTCCCGGTAACAGTATTGACGAAATAAACCATGAAGTCAACCGTTTGACTGAAAAGGAACTGATTGGTCTTGGGCTGTTCAGCGATGAAGATGTTCAAAATCAGAATCCCGACAAACCGTTGTTCAGCAAATACCTGATGCACGGTGTGTGTCATCCTGTTGGCCTGGATGTTCATGACCCAGGGGGCAAATATGTGCCATTCTGTAAAGGAATGATACTGACACTGGAACCAGCTATTTACATCCCTGAAGAAAATATTGGCGTCAGGCTGGAAAATAACATCATGGTAGGAGATATCCCGGTTAATCTGATGAAAAACATTCCAATCGAAGCTAATGAAATTGAATCCCTGATGACTAACCATAAAAATCAATGACATCGGACAACTATTGAACTGAATTTGGATAACAATTAAGTAACTAAATCATTAACTATTATGTTTGATAAAAAAGTTTATATCGACCGTAGAAGCCGCTTACGGTCACAGCTGAAATCAGGCCTGGTTTTATTACTCGGCAACAGTGAATCGGCTATGAATTATACTGGAAATACTTATCCTTTCCGTCAGGACAGCAATTTTCTTTATTTCTTCGGTCTGGATCATCCTGACATGGCCGGAATAATGGATATTGAAAATGATAAGGATTATATTTTCGGAAATGATGTCACCATGGATGACATCATCTGGATGGGGCCACAGCCCCTTATAAAGAACTTGGCTAAAAAAGTGGGGATTAATTACACAGCTCCTTTTGGCGAACTTGGGGCCTTCCTCCAGCAGGCTATAACAAGCGGCAGAAAAATCCATTTCCTTCCTCCTTACAGGGGTGAACATACCATTCTGCTGAAACAACTTCTTGGTCTCCTTACGGCCCGGGTAAGGGACTATGTTTCAGAGGAACTGATAAAAGCTGTAGTCACTCTCAGGTCAGTTAAAGACGAAGGTGAGATCATCGAGATTGAAAAAGCCCTGGATGTGACGTATGAAATGTATATTACTGCCATGAAAATGGCTATGCCCGGTGTTTACGAACGCGAAATTGCCGGAGTTATGGAGGGAATATCCCTGTCTAAATGTGGTCCGGTATCTTTTCCAATAATTCTCACTATCAACGGGCAAACGTTGCATAACCATTATCACGGGAACAAACTCATAAAGGACAAAATGGTGGTCATTGATTCCGGAGCTGAATCAGAACTCCATTACTCCAGCGACATCACCAGGACAGTTCCCGTTGGAGGTATTTTTAATCCAAAACAAAAAGCCATTTATCAAATCGTGCTCGACGCCAATTTGAAGGCAATCGGGGCCATAAAACCCGGAATATATTATAAAGAAGTCCATCTCCTGGCCGCCAAAACAGTTGCATCAGGATTAAAAGAGCTGGGCATCATGAAGGGTAATGTGGAAGAAGCTGTCAGTAATGGAGCCCATTCCCTTTTCTTCCCCCATGGACTGGGTCACATGATGGGTCTTGACGTGCATGATATGGAAAACCTTGGAGAGAATTTTGTAGGGTACGACAACACTGTAAACCGTAGCGAACAATTTGGACTCGCCTTTCTGCGTCTGGCTAGAAAACTCCAGCCCGGCTTTGTACTGACGGTTGAACCAGGCATTTATTTCATACCTGAACTGATTGAGCAATGGAAATCAGAAAAGAAATTCACCGATTTCATCAACTATAAGAAAATTGATGAATACAGGGATACCGGCGGTGTGCGCATCGAAGATGATATCCTGGTAACGAAAAATGGGTGTTACGTGCTCGGAAAACCCGTACCAAAAACAGTGAAAGAGATTGAAAAGATAATGGCTAAATAGAGCCAACAAGCACTACTTCCTGATAAAAATGGCTTTGATAATGAGCATGGCCATCTTTGGATTTTCTTTCAAACGACGGGTAGAATAACTAAACCATTCCTCGCCAAACGGCACGTACACACGCATTGTATGGCCTTTGGCGACAATAGATGCACGGAGTTCAGGTGTAACACCATACAACATTTGGAATTCATAGGCATCTGGGGGAACGTTGTATTTCTTCAGTAGCACATAGGATCCCTCGATTAGCGGTTTATCATGTGTGGCAATACCCGGATAAATGCCATTTTTGAACATGAACTCCAGATCTTCCAGAAAGTGCTGGTTGATTTCTTTATATTTTTTATATGCTATCGACGGATGCTCAACGTATATACCCTTGCATAACCGATAATTAAGGGGAATTTCCCGGGTGTGAAGATCAATCAGATTCTTCAAATCATCTAATGTCCGCCTCATGTAAGCCTGAACCACAAGTCCTACATTTTGGGGAAATTCCGTTTTTAGTTTGCAGAATAATTCAATCTCATAATCGGTGCAAGAAGAATCTTCCATGTCGACACGTACAAAGTTGTTGAATTCAGCAGCTTTTCGCACAATTTCCCTGACATTGGTGTAACATACTTCTTTGTCAAGCAATAGCCCAAACATAGTTGGTTTGATGGAATAATTGCCATCAATTTTATTTTGTTGGGCTATATTAATAAGATTAAGATACTGATTCTTATTTTGTTCTGCCTGGTCCAGATTGGTTATAAACTCGCCAAGCATATCAATTGTGACCTTGATCCCAAGTGCATTCAAATCCTTCGACACCTTTAAAGCATCTTGCAAAGTTTCACCCGCTATATATCTCTTTGAAAATATCCAAACTAATTTTTTTGGCATATATGGTAACATGCCGGCAATCATCTTGTTAATCATAATCAACTCGGTTTAATGTTTTGTTAATAAAATAACAGACAAATTTAAATTAATTTTAATGTAGCCAAATAAAATGACAGGAATTTTCATAAGCCTTCCCTATTATCAAATCAAGTTGTTGTCTTTAAAGATATTATGAGATAAATACCTGAGTTTTAACGAAATTTTGATGATTGATGCTATATCTAACATATAAAGTCGTAATAATGAATTAATAAGAAATGGTTAATGGTGACTGTTTGATAAATTATTACTACCTTT
Coding sequences within:
- a CDS encoding succinate dehydrogenase cytochrome b subunit gives rise to the protein MIRYSSLTKKFIMAFAGLFLILFLPVHLGINLLILPITENHRELFDVAVKFMTTNLLTKVFEIFLFAGFIIHIFYGVVLQIQNWRARPKRYKVEGWSHTSFFSKFMIHTGVIIFIFLIIHFINFYFVKLGITQPPQGDAVVVSKHDFYNMAVNLFSNTGYSVLYILLLLFVGFHLNHSIQSAFQSLGLNHSKYTPAIKWIGNIYSIVITVGFIVIPLYFIIS
- a CDS encoding carboxypeptidase regulatory-like domain-containing protein, which produces MKSLYASGVLIIIFFVSLFSAGKVNQRRLLISYPDTPALSDTLFPPASLNVDPLTLISTWQAPVGMFMNKTRNSGDLETNEYVLLGYNVYLDDSLAGFTTDTLFQYDPAYIAWGQAYISAVSAVYDSGISDKIYYSWVSVYLPPPVNLQIPAMATIPQLRWDPPVYTYNKYGVNYGTIIAYNIYRFGNMIGSTYSDVFEYYDYDCVPGYNSYHVTAVYGQPTPGESMKEGPVVCETPLIVSFYGVVRQGGTLLPLAGVWVEADNYTTYTNDLGGYHIDLPSGIYNVSYEKPGYSGQGFPLVITGEVVINITLYEFLLPPQNLICNSMIGTIRWLPPLLLDTSVYFNCIEGGEIPLGWLQDYLQGSTGWEVYGGSPSGIPDAAYSGQYNLSFFGEPGTTKLITSGIHLGNAMLPRLHFWYTKLSGSASSELIMYYKRSPNGPWHHLETITDSVHEWTECVIDLPDPTDNYYIGFTGKITQYGNPGICIDDVGITSGYVPDNDNNERSFECYNVYLDSVWIASTTETYYYYHDLLGIGQTHIVGVDAQYSTGHSSVIQDSITYYTCDYFNPPGCFEGFVYQGSALLTWGCPTEVDRWDFLGYKIWRNGEVINKELITESPYYDHPWPCGTFYYNMTAVYIGGESCFIDPSVKLTFDNNFSPPWDLTACIGNDDSIILTWHSPPPPVWIHWDDGVNCTAIGLTSGGTFSVASRWDEEDLQPYSGQSLIKIAFFPSSNVTEYILKVWKGDNAANLVIEYPLSGLNMDAWNIIDLPNFVLIDASEELWFGYTCSGQPPGERPAGCDSGPAIIGKGDLVSTDGSNWAPLSSYGLNYNWNLQGGVVWLSNQVPLTQIPKKQIQNNSCNELKAVRLAPSPNAKFIYPRADSLLGYNLYKNGVEYQFISPADNSYMDILPPPGKTEYHLSAIYDAGESCEAGPAIITVAPARIEGIIFDLKTNDPVEGAIISIYPSGFSSVSAYDGSYSIINLPAGWHQIITQADGYKTDTISNVRINYGQTLILDIGMSDETVYIMPFSEAWDSASFVPQDWTFEPSLGNWCIHDDEGNNAPAAEFNGFPHYTNYSFCLTSPLINVTDPVHGFEMAFDLKKAINNPTDNEFLKVEIWNDTSWIELAEFSNDMNTGWSTFTYFISKKDVGSLIKFRFIATGSNSSDLDYWGIDNISIDFPEIARINGTVTELATGNPIQGVEVKADDYEPAYTDTNGHYSLILEKGFYEISFTRDAYNTHNESNVFVTDTTELDIEMTQPVLRLDPLSIYVETYPFWGTEIRYINISNDGNGLLGWQASIDFLNENDNKQSICEVWDIAFRYNITDASGGNSSQAGVEFDGTYFYTTLSNGASINKYNRDGTYIGTYPIVGASTIRDLAWDGQYLYGGSATPLIYIIDPVNMHVVNSIDAPENVRGIAYDNSQDAFWISDLSSDFYLVGRNGNTLAEISNPGLEAVYGLAYDDFSGVPYLWAFSQDFGGADLIQIDVFTGQMTGIAHDVLDDIPGWGAGMAGGAFITRDYLPGRIIIGGLVQGVDDWILGYELYAWGADDWAILGCNSGTLQPGQSQDVPVYFVDPGNLNWMYLYEANVNVTSDPNVGDETVELSIIIVEDIKEIINATVLKIYPNPAQDNITIESDVDINELKITNYTGQVIYESDLALPFHLQINTTKFNNGIYLITCRTTNSEYLIKKFVIMR
- a CDS encoding aminopeptidase P family protein, which produces MFDKKVYIDRRSRLRSQLKSGLVLLLGNSESAMNYTGNTYPFRQDSNFLYFFGLDHPDMAGIMDIENDKDYIFGNDVTMDDIIWMGPQPLIKNLAKKVGINYTAPFGELGAFLQQAITSGRKIHFLPPYRGEHTILLKQLLGLLTARVRDYVSEELIKAVVTLRSVKDEGEIIEIEKALDVTYEMYITAMKMAMPGVYEREIAGVMEGISLSKCGPVSFPIILTINGQTLHNHYHGNKLIKDKMVVIDSGAESELHYSSDITRTVPVGGIFNPKQKAIYQIVLDANLKAIGAIKPGIYYKEVHLLAAKTVASGLKELGIMKGNVEEAVSNGAHSLFFPHGLGHMMGLDVHDMENLGENFVGYDNTVNRSEQFGLAFLRLARKLQPGFVLTVEPGIYFIPELIEQWKSEKKFTDFINYKKIDEYRDTGGVRIEDDILVTKNGCYVLGKPVPKTVKEIEKIMAK
- a CDS encoding fumarate reductase/succinate dehydrogenase flavoprotein subunit; translated protein: MTKLDARIPEGPLAEKWTRYKNSARLVNPANRKRLDIIVVGTGIAGSAAASSLGELGYNVKVFCFQDMPRRAHSVAAQGGINAAKNYKNDGDSVYRLFYDMIKGGDYRAREANVYRAAEVSNDTIDHLTAQGVPWGREYGGTLANRSFGGVQVSRTFYAKGQTGQQVLLGTYSGLCRQISQGTVTMYPRRDMLDLVVIDGKARGIITRNLVTGEIERHSAHAVVLATGGYGTIYYLSTLAVNSNASAAWAAHKRGAFFGNPSFVQIHPTSIPVLNEYQSKLTLMSESLRNDGRIWVPKEKGDKRKPNDIPEEERDYYLERRYPTYGNLVPRDVGSRAAKERCDAGYGIGDTGLAVYLDFRDAIKKKGKKVIEDNYGNLFELYETITGMNPYEEPMRIYPAGHYTMGGLWVDYSLMTTVPGLFAIGESNFSDHGANRLGASSLMQCAGDGYFILPYTISDYLAGEIRTPGFSTQTPEFDEAEKSAKGKIERLFAVNGKQTVTSFARRLGKIMWDYCGMARNEEGLKKALAMVAELEKGFWHDVRVPGTAEDLNQELEKAGRIADFFELAKLMITDGLDRKESCGAHFREESQTETGEAKRDDHHYAYVAAWEYQGKDQPPKLHKEPLVFENVELKERSYK
- a CDS encoding succinate dehydrogenase/fumarate reductase iron-sulfur subunit — translated: MKVKLRIWRQKSAKAKGKFMDYILDDASPEMSFLEMLDALNKKLIEKGEEPVAFDYDCREGICGCCGLYINGRPHGPEKHVTTCELHMRSFRDGATIIVEPWRARAFPVIKDLIVDRSAFEKILIAGGFISVDAGQAPEANSFLVRKDKADEAYDAATCVGCGACVAACKNASAMLFVSAKISQYALLPQGQVEAMDRVQRMVAKMDELGFGNCTNTYACEAECPKGIKITNIARMNREFFKAKIAAQKEDVGI
- a CDS encoding aminopeptidase P N-terminal domain-containing protein, which translates into the protein MRYTAINKNLFIRNREKLIKMIKSNALVVMHSNDELLRNGDQYFPFRQHSDIFYLTGLDQEKCILTICPNHPNVKFREIIFTIKADEQLTTWQGHKYTEREIQEISGIKTVMWLDDFEITFRDLMYYANTVYLNQNEYIKLSTEVPSKDLRFARYLKDNFPVYTYERLAPMLTSLRLVKEPEEVALIQIACDLTEKAFRRLLRFVRPGIMEYEVEAEITHEFIRNGSNGHAYQPIIASGKNALALHYHQNDNICQNGDLLLMDFGAEYANYAADCTRTIPVNGKFSMRQHQVYDAVLRVQQNATGLYVPGNSIDEINHEVNRLTEKELIGLGLFSDEDVQNQNPDKPLFSKYLMHGVCHPVGLDVHDPGGKYVPFCKGMILTLEPAIYIPEENIGVRLENNIMVGDIPVNLMKNIPIEANEIESLMTNHKNQ
- a CDS encoding proline dehydrogenase family protein, with translation MINKMIAGMLPYMPKKLVWIFSKRYIAGETLQDALKVSKDLNALGIKVTIDMLGEFITNLDQAEQNKNQYLNLINIAQQNKIDGNYSIKPTMFGLLLDKEVCYTNVREIVRKAAEFNNFVRVDMEDSSCTDYEIELFCKLKTEFPQNVGLVVQAYMRRTLDDLKNLIDLHTREIPLNYRLCKGIYVEHPSIAYKKYKEINQHFLEDLEFMFKNGIYPGIATHDKPLIEGSYVLLKKYNVPPDAYEFQMLYGVTPELRASIVAKGHTMRVYVPFGEEWFSYSTRRLKENPKMAMLIIKAIFIRK